The Aureispira anguillae genome contains a region encoding:
- a CDS encoding DUF6427 family protein, whose translation MLQIFRDNQVFTAVFVILYFLLFSANIWFYPSENLGTFQELPSTLSAWLMGWLDNPTNNKIAFSLLLLVQALVINTMVNTFKVAKQYSFITAICYILLHFSYVDIDVCSPVVLGNTFLLWSLYSMFSSYEKRVSLGAIFNIGFAAAMAALLYNGFIVYFFWIIIGLLIVRSFDLQEFILLLLGFFTPFFLLGTYHFLGDNFGTWVDQELMIHYSTMVVHYETNIELYLLLVVLLFPCLLALGNLQGLYFKTTSREKKYINVVLLMPVIALFSFLAQNQLYSYHFTLFIIPISILLSITLQSYKSLAAAEAVHFILFMIAIGVQYQYFFFQ comes from the coding sequence GTGCTACAAATTTTTAGAGACAATCAGGTTTTTACTGCTGTATTTGTTATTCTTTATTTCTTACTCTTTAGTGCTAATATTTGGTTTTATCCTAGTGAAAATTTAGGAACCTTTCAAGAACTGCCAAGTACCTTATCAGCATGGTTGATGGGCTGGTTGGATAATCCCACCAATAATAAAATAGCATTTAGCCTACTCCTTTTGGTACAAGCATTGGTTATTAATACAATGGTAAATACATTTAAAGTAGCCAAACAATACTCTTTTATTACGGCCATTTGTTATATACTCCTACATTTTAGTTATGTCGATATAGATGTTTGTTCGCCTGTTGTTTTGGGGAACACATTTTTGTTATGGTCGCTTTATAGCATGTTTAGTAGTTATGAGAAACGAGTTTCACTAGGAGCGATTTTTAATATAGGATTTGCCGCAGCTATGGCAGCTCTTTTGTACAATGGATTTATCGTGTATTTCTTTTGGATAATAATTGGTTTGTTAATTGTTCGTTCATTTGACTTGCAGGAATTTATCTTATTGTTGTTAGGTTTTTTTACCCCCTTTTTCTTGTTGGGAACTTATCATTTTTTAGGAGATAATTTCGGAACTTGGGTTGATCAGGAACTAATGATACATTACTCTACTATGGTAGTGCATTATGAGACCAATATAGAACTGTATTTATTATTGGTTGTATTGCTGTTTCCTTGTCTTTTAGCACTAGGTAATTTGCAAGGCTTGTATTTTAAGACAACATCTCGTGAAAAAAAATACATCAATGTAGTTTTGTTGATGCCTGTTATCGCTTTGTTTAGTTTCTTAGCACAGAATCAATTGTACAGTTATCATTTTACTTTATTTATAATCCCAATTAGTATATTGTTAAGTATTACCCTGCAATCGTATAAAAGCTTGGCAGCAGCAGAAGCAGTACACTTTATCCTTTTTATGATTGCAATAGGGGTACAGTATCAATATTTCTTTTTTCAATAG
- a CDS encoding RNA polymerase sigma factor translates to MKSVVLAEISERELIEGCIAKKRRYQEQLYYRYGTDMYQVCLMYAKNEADASDILQESFIKVFKNIHTFKFQGALGGWIRKTVVFTAINAYKKKQRETKLVVSMPESSYVDFSVNEIAEGLDPSEIVKLVNQLPKKAQQVLKLYAIEGYKHQEIADMLDISVGTSKSQLNRAKKILQQAVKTLHG, encoded by the coding sequence ATGAAATCGGTCGTCCTAGCAGAAATATCTGAACGTGAATTAATAGAAGGTTGTATTGCCAAAAAAAGACGTTATCAAGAGCAATTGTACTATAGATATGGTACTGATATGTATCAAGTTTGTCTAATGTATGCTAAAAATGAAGCAGATGCATCAGACATCTTGCAAGAGAGCTTTATCAAGGTCTTTAAGAATATACACACGTTCAAATTTCAAGGGGCTTTGGGGGGCTGGATTCGAAAAACGGTTGTTTTTACAGCAATTAATGCTTACAAAAAGAAACAAAGGGAGACTAAATTGGTGGTATCAATGCCAGAAAGTAGCTATGTTGATTTTTCTGTTAATGAAATAGCAGAAGGCTTAGACCCTAGCGAAATTGTAAAATTGGTTAACCAATTGCCTAAAAAAGCACAACAGGTATTAAAACTGTATGCAATAGAAGGATATAAACATCAAGAAATAGCGGATATGTTAGATATATCTGTCGGAACATCAAAGTCCCAGCTTAATAGAGCCAAAAAAATATTACAACAAGCTGTAAAAACACTTCATGGATAA
- a CDS encoding tetratricopeptide repeat protein: protein MITKRILTISWLLLVFIGFYSCEQAAQKPDEFQAEHGQFTGIPAIDAITKDIIADPNNMALRVARCEAYSQEGMYTEAEEEARIIYDYDKTNWKSARLLAWTYLENNKSKPAIKTLEQALEIHPDTIHLLLVHSEINLNVKHYDEALISAEKVLKLSPLNVEGLFMRGLILKYIGDTLSSIGNFQTAIEQDADHIDAYMQLAHIFSAKKEKIALQYYDNALRIDSLSYEALKGKAAFFHQNYTKDNGMLEKTKEAYERLILHHPQEVNGCYDYGLFFMEEGDFEQAQHFFGIAVKYDPTFGEAYYFKGEALEKLGKIDEAVRAYENAVRNGNRYQRAEEALKRLGK, encoded by the coding sequence ATGATAACAAAAAGAATCTTAACGATTAGTTGGCTTTTATTGGTTTTTATTGGTTTTTACAGTTGTGAACAAGCAGCACAAAAACCAGATGAGTTTCAAGCAGAACACGGTCAATTTACGGGTATTCCTGCTATTGACGCTATTACCAAAGACATTATAGCCGATCCTAATAACATGGCGCTTCGAGTTGCTCGCTGTGAAGCCTATTCTCAAGAAGGCATGTACACAGAAGCAGAAGAAGAGGCTCGTATCATCTACGATTACGACAAAACCAATTGGAAATCGGCAAGGCTATTAGCTTGGACCTACTTGGAAAACAACAAGTCAAAACCCGCCATAAAAACCTTGGAACAAGCCTTAGAAATCCATCCAGATACCATTCATCTGCTCTTGGTACATTCAGAAATTAATCTCAATGTAAAACATTATGATGAAGCATTAATTTCTGCCGAAAAGGTGCTAAAACTATCTCCACTAAATGTAGAAGGTTTGTTTATGCGAGGCTTAATCCTAAAATATATCGGTGATACGCTCAGTTCTATTGGCAACTTTCAGACGGCAATTGAACAAGATGCAGATCATATTGATGCCTATATGCAATTAGCGCATATCTTTTCTGCCAAAAAAGAAAAAATTGCCCTTCAATATTATGACAACGCACTGCGTATAGATTCTCTTTCTTATGAAGCTCTAAAAGGCAAAGCAGCGTTTTTTCACCAAAATTACACCAAGGATAATGGCATGTTGGAAAAAACCAAAGAAGCCTATGAACGCTTGATTCTTCACCATCCTCAAGAGGTGAATGGTTGTTATGATTATGGTTTGTTTTTTATGGAAGAAGGCGACTTTGAACAGGCACAACACTTTTTTGGTATTGCCGTTAAATACGATCCTACTTTTGGAGAAGCTTACTACTTTAAGGGAGAAGCCTTAGAAAAATTGGGCAAAATAGACGAAGCCGTCCGTGCTTATGAAAACGCTGTGCGCAATGGAAATCGTTATCAAAGAGCAGAAGAAGCATTAAAGCGCTTAGGCAAATAA
- the metH gene encoding methionine synthase, producing MTNTTTVSSVTTLERLNKIVQQRIMVIDGAMGTMIQEYNLTEKDYRGERFEDFHQDLKGNNDLLSITRPDVIENIHKAYLKAGADIIETNTFNANAISQEDYDLADIAYEINVASAQCAKRATAYFNQLNPEKPRFVAGAIGPTSKTASMSPDVNDPGYRAVTFDDLVGAYYEQVRGLADGGCDLFLVETIFDTLNCKAALFAIDQYCEEVGIAYPVMVSGTITDASGRTLSGQTVEAFWISVSHANLFSVGLNCALGATEMRPHIEALAGIADCYISAYPNAGLPNEFGEYDQDGEEMSGYVKEFASSGFVNIIGGCCGTSPEHIQCMAEAVQGLPTRKKNQPSIYTQYSGLEPLIVRENLNFINVGERTNVTGSRKFARLIKNGNYEEALSVARQQVEGGAQVIDVNMDEGLLDSKEAMVTFLNLIAAEPDISKLPIMIDSSKWEVIEAGLKCVQGKSIVNSISLKEGEEAFIKHAKLCKRYGAAMIVMAFDTEGQADTTDRKVEICHRAYKILTEQVGVRPQDIIFDPNIFAIGTGIEEHANYGIYFIDACREIKRLMPNVKISGGVSNISFSFRGNNVIREAIHSVFLYHAVKAGMDMGIVNAGMMEIYEDIPKELLVLVEDLLFNRNPEATDKLMEYAEKVKGQGKKRVVDLSWREGTVEERLAHSLVKGITEYIVEDTKAAHAKYVSPLRVIEEPLMAGMDVVGDLFGAGKMFLPQVVKSARVMKQAVAYLTPYIEEEKKDSGGASKGKILMATVKGDVHDIGKNIVGIVLACNNYEIVDLGVMVSCDAILKAAKKEQVDIIGLSGLITPSLDEMVYVAKEMERQGFDIPLMIGGATTSKTHTAVKIEPQYKNNIAVHVLDASRSVTVASSLLNKNKEEQEAYVEAIRNEFEEVRVRRGNRKSAKKYLTYRKARENKLQLDWANYTPPVPLFTGTKLFKDFDLNTLRKYIDWTPFFTSWQLRGKYPEILKDEIVGVEAQKLFDDAQVLLERIVNEKWLTATAVIGFFPANSVNDDDIEVYTDETRSTLAYTLRNLRQQRQKAPGQANYCLTDFIAPKESGVKDYIGGFAVTAGGNIEQWVKKFEADLDDYNAIMTKALADRLAEAFAEYMHEQVRKIHWGYDQAESLNNEELIKERYQGIRPAPGYPACPEHTEKRTLFQLLDVEAQTGIQLTESCAMYPAASVSGWYFSHPESKYFGLGNIEKDQVEAYAQRKGMHREEAERWLMPVLNYDI from the coding sequence ATGACAAATACAACAACAGTTTCTTCTGTTACTACCCTTGAGCGTTTAAACAAAATAGTACAACAGCGCATAATGGTTATTGACGGGGCAATGGGAACTATGATTCAAGAATACAACTTGACGGAAAAAGACTATCGAGGTGAGCGATTTGAAGATTTTCATCAAGATTTAAAAGGGAACAACGATCTGCTATCCATTACAAGACCTGATGTAATTGAAAATATTCACAAGGCTTATTTGAAAGCAGGTGCTGATATTATTGAAACAAACACCTTTAATGCCAATGCTATTTCGCAAGAAGATTATGACTTGGCGGATATAGCTTATGAAATCAATGTTGCCTCGGCTCAATGTGCCAAACGTGCAACGGCTTATTTTAACCAATTGAATCCTGAAAAACCTCGATTTGTTGCAGGGGCAATTGGTCCTACGAGCAAAACGGCTTCTATGTCTCCGGATGTGAACGACCCAGGGTATAGAGCAGTTACGTTTGACGATTTAGTAGGGGCTTATTATGAACAGGTACGTGGACTTGCCGATGGAGGTTGTGATTTGTTTTTGGTAGAAACAATATTTGATACCTTAAATTGTAAGGCCGCTTTATTTGCAATTGATCAATATTGCGAAGAAGTAGGGATTGCGTACCCTGTTATGGTTTCGGGAACAATTACTGATGCTAGTGGTCGAACTCTTTCTGGACAAACTGTCGAAGCATTTTGGATTTCGGTCAGTCATGCTAATTTGTTTAGTGTGGGGCTCAATTGTGCATTGGGTGCAACCGAAATGCGCCCCCATATAGAGGCTTTGGCTGGTATTGCAGATTGTTATATTAGTGCTTATCCCAATGCTGGTTTGCCCAACGAGTTTGGGGAATATGACCAAGATGGGGAAGAAATGAGTGGCTATGTTAAGGAATTTGCATCAAGTGGTTTTGTTAATATTATAGGTGGTTGTTGTGGAACATCTCCAGAGCACATTCAGTGTATGGCAGAGGCTGTTCAAGGCTTGCCCACTCGCAAAAAAAATCAACCTTCTATTTATACCCAGTACAGTGGTTTAGAACCTTTGATTGTTCGAGAAAACTTGAACTTTATCAATGTAGGAGAGCGTACCAATGTTACTGGTTCTCGAAAATTTGCTCGTCTGATTAAGAATGGCAATTATGAAGAGGCACTTTCTGTTGCTCGTCAACAGGTAGAGGGTGGTGCACAGGTGATTGATGTAAATATGGATGAAGGGCTTTTGGATTCTAAGGAAGCAATGGTTACTTTCTTGAATTTGATTGCTGCGGAACCAGATATTTCTAAGTTGCCTATTATGATTGATTCTTCCAAATGGGAGGTCATAGAGGCTGGATTAAAATGTGTACAAGGAAAATCTATTGTTAATTCTATTTCTCTAAAAGAGGGGGAAGAGGCATTTATTAAACATGCCAAATTATGCAAGCGCTACGGTGCTGCAATGATTGTGATGGCCTTTGATACAGAGGGGCAGGCTGACACAACTGATCGAAAAGTAGAAATCTGTCACCGTGCGTATAAAATTCTAACGGAACAAGTGGGAGTACGCCCTCAAGATATTATTTTTGATCCTAATATTTTTGCCATAGGAACAGGGATAGAAGAACATGCCAACTATGGTATTTATTTTATTGATGCCTGTAGAGAGATCAAACGCTTGATGCCGAATGTGAAAATTAGTGGTGGGGTTAGTAACATCTCTTTTTCTTTCCGTGGCAATAATGTCATTCGAGAGGCTATTCACTCTGTGTTTTTGTACCATGCTGTTAAGGCAGGGATGGATATGGGGATTGTGAATGCTGGAATGATGGAAATTTATGAAGATATTCCTAAAGAGTTATTGGTCTTAGTAGAGGATTTATTGTTCAATAGAAATCCAGAAGCAACAGACAAATTAATGGAATATGCGGAGAAGGTAAAGGGGCAAGGTAAAAAGCGAGTGGTAGATTTGTCTTGGAGAGAAGGAACCGTAGAGGAACGTTTAGCACACTCTCTAGTTAAAGGAATTACAGAGTATATTGTAGAAGATACTAAAGCTGCACATGCCAAATATGTAAGCCCTCTTCGAGTGATAGAGGAGCCACTCATGGCAGGGATGGATGTGGTAGGAGATTTGTTTGGTGCTGGTAAAATGTTTTTGCCACAGGTAGTAAAATCTGCTCGGGTAATGAAACAGGCCGTTGCTTATTTAACGCCTTATATTGAGGAGGAGAAGAAAGATTCGGGGGGAGCTTCTAAAGGAAAAATTTTGATGGCTACGGTCAAAGGGGATGTGCACGATATTGGTAAAAATATTGTAGGCATTGTATTGGCTTGTAATAATTATGAAATTGTTGACTTAGGAGTTATGGTTTCTTGCGATGCGATTCTAAAAGCAGCGAAAAAAGAACAAGTTGACATTATTGGGCTGAGTGGCTTGATTACGCCTTCTTTGGACGAAATGGTCTATGTTGCCAAAGAGATGGAACGCCAAGGTTTTGATATTCCGTTGATGATTGGAGGTGCAACTACCTCTAAGACGCATACAGCAGTGAAAATTGAACCTCAGTATAAAAATAACATAGCGGTTCATGTTTTAGATGCTTCTCGTTCGGTTACAGTAGCTAGTTCTTTGTTGAATAAAAACAAGGAAGAACAAGAAGCTTATGTGGAGGCTATTCGTAATGAATTCGAAGAAGTTCGGGTTCGTCGAGGCAATCGTAAATCTGCTAAAAAGTATTTAACGTATAGAAAGGCTAGAGAAAACAAACTTCAATTGGATTGGGCTAATTATACACCGCCTGTTCCCCTTTTTACAGGAACAAAATTATTTAAAGATTTTGACCTTAATACATTACGTAAGTATATAGACTGGACGCCCTTTTTTACAAGTTGGCAATTGAGAGGTAAGTACCCTGAAATCTTAAAGGATGAAATTGTAGGGGTAGAGGCGCAAAAGTTATTTGATGATGCCCAAGTATTGTTGGAACGAATTGTCAATGAAAAATGGTTGACGGCAACTGCTGTGATTGGTTTCTTTCCTGCCAATAGCGTCAACGATGATGATATAGAGGTATATACGGATGAGACTCGTTCTACCTTGGCTTATACCTTGAGAAATCTGCGCCAGCAACGTCAAAAAGCACCAGGGCAGGCTAACTATTGCTTGACAGATTTTATAGCACCTAAAGAGAGTGGTGTGAAGGATTATATTGGTGGTTTTGCCGTTACTGCTGGTGGAAATATTGAGCAATGGGTCAAAAAATTTGAAGCAGATTTGGACGACTACAACGCAATTATGACCAAGGCGTTAGCGGATCGTTTGGCAGAGGCTTTTGCCGAATACATGCACGAACAGGTTCGAAAAATACATTGGGGCTATGATCAAGCTGAATCTTTGAATAATGAGGAGCTAATCAAAGAACGTTATCAGGGAATTCGTCCTGCGCCAGGTTATCCTGCTTGCCCAGAACACACCGAAAAACGAACCTTATTTCAATTGCTAGATGTAGAGGCACAAACAGGGATTCAGTTAACAGAAAGTTGTGCGATGTACCCTGCTGCTTCTGTCAGTGGGTGGTATTTTTCTCATCCAGAGTCTAAGTACTTTGGCTTGGGGAATATTGAAAAAGATCAAGTCGAGGCTTATGCTCAACGAAAGGGGATGCATAGAGAAGAGGCTGAACGTTGGTTGATGCCTGTACTAAATTATGATATTTAG
- a CDS encoding D-2-hydroxyacid dehydrogenase — protein MIKILVNDGIHPDGKLLLEEANYAVDDTKIPQEELAEKLPNYDAIIVRSATKVRKELIDQCPNLKVIARGGVGMDNIDVEYARSKGIRVINTPKASSQSVAELVVGHLFTLSRFLHRANRDMTTKGATEFKALKKQYSKGVQLRGKTLGIIGFGRIGQEVARLALGLGMRVLATDLFDNTVNIDLGTPDVSDVAFSIRLSTVPLAKVFAKSDYITIHVPSSDQPVIGAAEMQQLKDGVFLVNTSRGGTIDEQVLLEALESGKVAGAALDVFTNEPTPNQDLLNHPKISVSPHIGASTLEAQRNIGLELADAFIDFFGEDN, from the coding sequence ATGATTAAGATTTTAGTTAACGATGGTATTCACCCAGATGGTAAATTACTATTAGAAGAGGCTAATTACGCTGTTGACGACACCAAGATTCCTCAAGAGGAATTGGCAGAAAAGCTTCCTAATTATGATGCTATTATTGTTCGTTCGGCTACTAAAGTTCGCAAAGAACTTATTGATCAATGCCCTAATCTAAAAGTGATTGCAAGAGGTGGTGTTGGAATGGACAACATTGATGTTGAATATGCTCGTTCTAAAGGCATCAGAGTTATTAACACGCCTAAAGCGTCTTCTCAGTCTGTTGCCGAGTTGGTTGTAGGTCACTTATTTACACTTTCTCGCTTTTTGCACAGAGCCAATAGAGATATGACCACCAAAGGAGCGACTGAGTTTAAAGCACTCAAAAAACAATATTCTAAAGGGGTTCAATTAAGAGGTAAAACATTAGGAATTATTGGTTTTGGGCGTATTGGTCAAGAGGTAGCTCGTTTAGCATTAGGCTTAGGAATGCGAGTATTAGCGACCGATTTATTTGACAACACGGTCAACATCGACTTGGGCACTCCTGATGTATCTGATGTTGCCTTTTCTATTCGTTTAAGTACTGTTCCCTTAGCTAAAGTTTTTGCCAAAAGCGATTATATTACAATTCATGTTCCTAGTAGCGATCAGCCTGTGATAGGAGCTGCTGAAATGCAACAACTTAAAGATGGTGTATTTTTAGTTAATACCTCAAGAGGGGGCACCATTGATGAACAGGTGCTATTAGAAGCACTAGAAAGTGGTAAAGTGGCTGGAGCGGCACTAGACGTATTTACCAATGAACCTACTCCTAATCAAGACTTATTAAATCATCCAAAAATTTCTGTATCTCCCCACATTGGTGCATCAACCTTAGAAGCACAACGCAATATTGGTTTGGAATTGGCAGATGCTTTTATTGATTTTTTTGGAGAAGATAACTAG
- a CDS encoding RNA polymerase sigma factor, which produces MEGLSERELVERCAADERQYQELLYRKYAADMYKVCMMYAENKADASDILQESFIKVFKNIHRFRFEGSLRGWIRRTVVHTAINAYNKKQRDIQVVIPMSESGEVDASIDSIVGELEANDIIKLVNSLPQKAREVLKLYAIEGYKHKEIAALLGITEGTSKSQFSRAKKMLQTSIKTLHG; this is translated from the coding sequence GTGGAAGGACTTTCAGAAAGAGAACTAGTAGAACGTTGTGCTGCCGATGAAAGGCAGTATCAAGAGCTGCTTTATCGTAAGTATGCTGCTGATATGTATAAGGTTTGTATGATGTATGCCGAAAATAAAGCAGACGCATCAGATATATTACAGGAAAGTTTTATTAAGGTATTTAAGAATATTCATCGATTTAGATTTGAGGGCTCATTAAGAGGCTGGATTCGACGTACTGTTGTTCATACTGCAATCAATGCTTACAATAAAAAACAACGAGATATTCAAGTCGTGATTCCTATGTCTGAAAGTGGCGAGGTGGATGCTTCTATTGATAGTATTGTAGGCGAATTAGAGGCTAATGATATTATAAAATTGGTTAATTCTTTACCTCAAAAGGCAAGAGAAGTTTTAAAATTATATGCTATAGAGGGATATAAACATAAGGAAATTGCTGCTTTGTTGGGAATAACGGAGGGAACTTCAAAATCTCAATTTAGTAGAGCAAAAAAAATGTTGCAAACTTCAATAAAAACACTCCATGGATAG